AACTGCTTTGCCATCACTCCGGAACTTTATCATTTGAGTAGGAATCAGCTTGGCGATATTAGAATTTTTAATCAAAGCAAGATCGAAATTCCTTATTTCATCCAAAGGCTTGAACCTAAGAAGATGAATATCATATCAGAAAGCACTTTGACACCTATCGGTGCTAGACGAGAAAAAGATAGAGATGTATACGACTTTAAGACCGCATCGACAGAAGATCAAGATATCTTCCTAAGCGCACTTGAGGTTCAGGTGAATACACCTGCCGACTATCTCTTTGAAGCTCAGATTTGGGGCAGCTATAACCAAGAGGATTTCACATGGATAACAACAGAACCCATCTACAGGGTCACAGGTGGTAAGCAGTCATTGATCACCTTCAAAAGCGAAGTCGATTATATCTACTACAGGGTAACAACCGATCAAGCCAAATCAGATCTTGTAGATATGTCAGTACAAGGTATCAGGTATACAGACAAGCTTCTTATGCCAAGTAGCTCGTCGATCATCCAAGCTGATTATCAAGTCGAAGAACAGGAAAAACAGACACAAATCACAATCACCGACTATGCGAACTTGCCGATAACCAAACTGATCCTTCACGCTGACGGAAGGTTTTTTAGAAACGTGACCGTAGACTATTACTCTTTAGATATGAAATTCAAGACCTATAGGGCCACCTTAAGCCAAACACCTGAAATGGGAAGCGGTGCAATCAAACTACCCGAAACCTTCACAGACTACCAGAAAATAGTGCTGACTATTAGCAATGGTGATAACGCACCTCTTGACTTAAGTAGCATCGACCTTGAATATACACCAGATTACTTGTATTTTGAGAATCAAACCGATGGAACGTTTCGCTTACAGCTAGGAGATGAGTCAGTTGAAGCTCCCGTATATGACATTGGCTATTTCAAAGATGAGATCAGTGCAAAGACCCAAGTGAACTCCAAAGTCGCACACGTGGAGAAAATCGATAAATCCGATGAGGAACTCCTTGATTCATCGATGAGTGACAGACTCAAACGAACCCTTCTTAACGGTGTCATTATTCTCGCAGGAGCCGTACTTATTTTCATAAGTCTCAAAGCAGTGAAAAACAAATGATTTTCACCATAAATATAAAGCGGTATCACGACTACTCGTGATACCGCTTATGATCGGTTGAATACCATATACTATAACACGGCTTGACTTTAAACCTCTGCAAAGGCAACGCGTTCTACTGACATCAGTTCAATTTCACGTCCGATCGGCAAAAAGTATCTTTCCAAAAATTCGACTTTACCGATATCCTCAATAAGCTTGAGACCATAATGGTCAAGGTACTCAGGCATCTGACTGGGATCGAGTACGTAAATCCATGCCGCCCCCATCATATTGATTTGCTTTTTAAGTGACTTATATTCAGGAAACAGCTCTGGGTTTGTCAATAAGGCTTTGAGTATGTAGGTAAAAACAATCTTGCTTCCATTTTTTGCTGACGCAACTTACTTTAAGGTATCTGAAACCGCCTCTTCGCTTATGTACTGGGTGACCGCTTCCCAGATGAAAAGTGTTTTTGAACGCTTGTCATAACCTGAATTCGAAAGCACCTCCGCTAGGCTTTGCTTGTCAAAATCAATTGAGACAAATCGAACATTATCGGGTATGCCCATTGGCAACTTCGCCATATTCTTACTAAACTTATCGATTACTTCCGCTTGATCGACATGATAATAATCAATTTCTTTCATCCTTCCGATTCTGAGGCATCTTGTATCATAACCGCCCCCCAGATTCACGATGGTTTCCATACCTTCCCCCAACGCCTTATCTATCACATCATCGATATAACGTGTTCTTGCAATAAGCCCCCCATAAACACCTGGAGCTATCTTTTCTGACAAGTCGGCCATCCAATGAAGTAGCCGTTTTGATTGCAACATACTTATGAAAGGACGATTGAAAGCAGA
The Fusibacter sp. A1 DNA segment above includes these coding regions:
- a CDS encoding class I SAM-dependent methyltransferase — its product is MKKTTLADQTAASKAMEHMFSPEERLFEDEYSVKFISAFNRPFISMLQSKRLLHWMADLSEKIAPGVYGGLIARTRYIDDVIDKALGEGMETIVNLGGGYDTRCLRIGRMKEIDYYHVDQAEVIDKFSKNMAKLPMGIPDNVRFVSIDFDKQSLAEVLSNSGYDKRSKTLFIWEAVTQYISEEAVSDTLK